A genomic region of Arachis hypogaea cultivar Tifrunner chromosome 5, arahy.Tifrunner.gnm2.J5K5, whole genome shotgun sequence contains the following coding sequences:
- the LOC112801776 gene encoding uncharacterized protein isoform X1, with the protein MAHRMLLFICKPIFLLPLRIFASHSYSLPFSQSQSLLPPLTTTPYSLPFSQSKSLLPPLTTATRNRINNRLWCSTTVDATTEDVSKRYLELTDDELMRQCEMGTFRTSGPGGQHRNKRDTAVRLKHLPTGIVAQASEDRSQHKNRASALKRLRARIALKLRKTVDLEAYSPPRELLQILPPKSSIRGSDCGPQIGPNNPKFLLGMQALLDLIFAVEGSVSDAAKYLGLSTGALSRLILSDDSLRMEVNELRASKMSQFVSWIHISTEGNSLSP; encoded by the exons ATGGCTCACAGAATGTTATTATTCATATGCAAACCAATTTTCCTTCTTCCTCTTAGAATCTTCGCTTCACACTCTTATTCTCTTCCATTTTCTCAATCACAATCACTGTTACCGCCGTTAACAACAACACCTTATTCTCTTCCATTTTCTCAATCAAAATCACTGCTACCACCGTTAACAACAGCAACTAGAAACAGAATCAACAACCGACTGTGGTGCTCCACCACCGTTGATGCCACCACCGAAGATGTTTCCAAACGCTACCTTGAGCTCACTGACGACGAGCTCATGCGCCAGTGCGAAATGGGAACTTTCAGGACCTCCGGCCCCGGCGGCCAGCACCGCAACAAACGCGACACCGCCGTCCGCCTTAAGCACCTCCCTACCGGCATCGTCGCTCAG GCTTCCGAGGATCGCTCTCAGCACAAGAATCGCGCTTCCGCTTTGAAACGCCTTCGTGCTCGTATTGCTCTCAAAC TTAGGAAGACAGTGGATCTTGAAGCTTATTCGCCACCAAGGGAGCTTCTTCAGATACTTCCTCCCAAGTCATCCATTAGAGGTTCAGATTGTGGTCCACAAATTGGACCCAATAACCCCAAGTTTTTGCTG GGAATGCAAGCTCTATTGGATCTCATTTTTGCAGTTGAGGGTTCCGTCTCAGATGCTGCAAAATATCTTGG GTTAAGTACTGGGGCACTGTCTCGGTTAATTCTATCAGATGATTCACTTAGAATGGAAGTAAATGAACTGCGGGCATCAAAG ATGTCTCAGTTTGTGTCATGGATACATATATCTACAGAAGGAAATTCTTTGAGCCCATAA
- the LOC112801776 gene encoding uncharacterized protein isoform X2 — protein sequence MAHRMLLFICKPIFLLPLRIFASHSYSLPFSQSQSLLPPLTTTPYSLPFSQSKSLLPPLTTATRNRINNRLWCSTTVDATTEDVSKRYLELTDDELMRQCEMGTFRTSGPGGQHRNKRDTAVRLKHLPTGIVAQASEDRSQHKNRASALKRLRARIALKLRKTVDLEAYSPPRELLQILPPKSSIRGSDCGPQIGPNNPKFLLGMQALLDLIFAVEGSVSDAAKYLGLSTGALSRLILSDDSLRMEVNELRASKGMKPLK from the exons ATGGCTCACAGAATGTTATTATTCATATGCAAACCAATTTTCCTTCTTCCTCTTAGAATCTTCGCTTCACACTCTTATTCTCTTCCATTTTCTCAATCACAATCACTGTTACCGCCGTTAACAACAACACCTTATTCTCTTCCATTTTCTCAATCAAAATCACTGCTACCACCGTTAACAACAGCAACTAGAAACAGAATCAACAACCGACTGTGGTGCTCCACCACCGTTGATGCCACCACCGAAGATGTTTCCAAACGCTACCTTGAGCTCACTGACGACGAGCTCATGCGCCAGTGCGAAATGGGAACTTTCAGGACCTCCGGCCCCGGCGGCCAGCACCGCAACAAACGCGACACCGCCGTCCGCCTTAAGCACCTCCCTACCGGCATCGTCGCTCAG GCTTCCGAGGATCGCTCTCAGCACAAGAATCGCGCTTCCGCTTTGAAACGCCTTCGTGCTCGTATTGCTCTCAAAC TTAGGAAGACAGTGGATCTTGAAGCTTATTCGCCACCAAGGGAGCTTCTTCAGATACTTCCTCCCAAGTCATCCATTAGAGGTTCAGATTGTGGTCCACAAATTGGACCCAATAACCCCAAGTTTTTGCTG GGAATGCAAGCTCTATTGGATCTCATTTTTGCAGTTGAGGGTTCCGTCTCAGATGCTGCAAAATATCTTGG GTTAAGTACTGGGGCACTGTCTCGGTTAATTCTATCAGATGATTCACTTAGAATGGAAGTAAATGAACTGCGGGCATCAAAG GGTATGAAGCCTCTCAAGTAG